The following is a genomic window from Benincasa hispida cultivar B227 chromosome 7, ASM972705v1, whole genome shotgun sequence.
TTCCTgtccaattttaaaaataaaaataattatttttaaaaactgcAGCGTCCAATAACCCTTTGATTTtaggttttaaattttttaaattaatttgggCTTGTTTTTAACCAGATCTATATAAGAATTTCTAAGGCCCATTGgataacttttaaatttttaatttttttttttaaattaaacttataaacacgacttctacctccaaatttctttatttgttattacttttaccaatggtttaaaaaaaccaaccaaaattttgaaaaaaaaatagtttttaaaaatttgtttttgtttttggaatttggctaaaaattcaactgatgaaaatcatggtaaaaaagggaagaaaatagacttaattttcaaaaaccaaaaataaaaaatgaaattgttaccaaatgagacataaacaaatatataaatttttagccaaattccaaaaacaatttttttcaaactcggcttgattttttaaaacaccAACAAGAAAAAACTACGTAACAAAGAAACTTACGACTATAAGTagttcaaaaattcaaaaacgaACGAAAGCAGAAAATCTTATTGGTAGAAGTAGTGTTTAccagcttaattttcaaaacgtaaaataaattaaacaaattagaTGGTTATCCAATGAAGTTTGAATtgaatagttataaaaagtaaaaaaaaatagtcaataacattcaataaatatttcttttctttttttttttcttttttttactctcttcctctctctacATAGaatattttgagtttttagtttttgcatGCAGGAAAGTGAGGACAAAGATGACCATTTCGTTGGTCTTCAAGATTGTGATGCTGGGTTTATTAGAGTAAGAAATTTGATCATTTCATCACCattgatattaaatattaaactaCTACTAATctcccaaatttaatttaattacaaccaaattttaaattatttttttatttattttctttacaaaaACCTTCCCTCACTCGTCAATGTGAACATAGTTCGAACATGCACGATCTTCTTTGAGATCATAGATTCAAATACATTTTCATATAAGTAATAATTAATCCATAGACTTTAAtaagtccctaaactttaataAGTCAGAACttaatctctatattttgaattttttaacaatttattctCTATCATAaaaaatctcatcaaaattaaatgtcaacTTTTATTACTTAACGACttaatctttataatttataaataaatttgattttcaatcaatgCATTAATCTATATGTcaagaaaaaattcaataaatcaTAAGAGAATCATTACTATAAGAGAAAAAATTCCCTCAATCATTATTAGAGTAAGCATTACAAATTGTGAAGTACATGGACTACATTGTTGCTTattaaagttaaatttaaaagtacaaaatCTAGAATCATTACTATAAATTCacaaactaaattgttatttcaCAAAAGTTTAGGGAACAAAAATGTTTATTAAGACAAATTACATACATTTAATACTTTTAATAACGTTGTTGAGCCTGAAAAACGAATGGTAGGCCAGTGATTGATCTCAACTTATACTTTACTGGAATGAAGTACACAACAGCTACCTTTGCAGTTGCCATGTGCAATGTTCTACCAGCTTTTGCTTTCCTCATGGCTTGGGCTTGCAGGTACTTTCACTTTCAAAACTTTCATTCCTAATGCATCATGAACCCCTTtgaatcttttttcttttctttttactttgtCTTTTTCTAAGATTAATACGTGTGGTGGAGATTTGAACTTTCCACTCTTCTCGATATTAAAAGTAATATGTTTTAATCATATGTTTTAATCGGTTGAActttaaatcaacatttttaTGAAGAAGTGTGTTTGAATCTTGTGTTGGTTTTTATGCATGAATTAAAGCTTTTCAAAATACCCCTTTTGTTGTCTACCAATCATTGTATCAAACGTACTAGATATATTGGGTCACTGTTAACTTTTTATATTAAGTTTAATAAAGACATGATGTATAGACCTGTGGTATGTGTGAGGGttttcaaacatattctaaTTATAATCTATGTTAAATAATAGTTACTTAATTTGGGAAAACTGAAACAATTTATGTGAAATTGAgtgatcaaaaccaaaatttagaaactataaaatagaattaattaaaagtttagaaatcaAATCTGAACTAAGCATGAAAGTTTTAGAGGATATAATATGATTGgaacttctttttttatttttttatttttttattttgtaaattatatgattgaattatatatatttggagCTAGAAGATTCAGTCAATTTTACTATGTATATTAAAATCCACTTTCACAAATATATAACTTTAAAGTGAATGTCTTTTTTAGTGGGTTCAAATCCCATAGCTGTCCAATGTCTGGTAGTTGATAAAGTTCCAATCAAGTTgtaatctctctctcttttttttcccctaccTTTTAACTCCAAGAAAAAAAGATCAAacactttttcctttttgaaaatATAGCAATGGAATTATGATGGTGGGGTTCAAACTTTCAACCCATAGAACTTTTTGTGGTGATTGTTGATACACAAATTGGGCAGAGGGATAAAACTCAAGCAAAAGcttaaagaagatgaatgaagaagaaatgagatgatacttaggttttacaaattacagaaaAACTACACAATCCAAAATATAAGATGAGATTTATGACATCCATTTCAAGAACTTCAATGAAACATATATGAATAATTGATATGGCAGGCTTGAGAAAgtgaatattttgaaaagagGAAGCCAAGCAAAAATTCTAGGAACAATAGTAACAGTAGGAGGAGCCATGATTATGACATTCATAAGAGGACCCATGTTGAATCTTCCATGGACAAAACCCAACCACCCCTCTGCTTCTTCAGCTGCTTCAACAAATCACCAAAGCCAAATCAAGGGCTCCCTCATGATTGCAATTGGCTGCATTTGCCAGTCAGCTTTCATCATTCTTCAGGTAAATAAATAAGTAGAACTCTTCGAAGAAATATGCCTCTTGCTTTGTTAGAAGCTAATGGACTGGATGTCGATGGCTTAGGCGATTACATTGAAACTGTACCCTGCGGAGCTGTCTCTTACAGCATTGATATGCTTGGTAGCCACCATTGGAGGCTGTTTGGTGGCTTTGGTCATGGAGAGAGGAAACCCTTCTGCTTGGGCTTTGCACTTTGACAGCCAGCTTTTATCTGTTGTTTATGCTGTAAGTATCTATGTTTTGTAAAAAGTTGTAAGATGCTTGTGTTGGTTCAAACTATGTTTGAGAGTGGAATGAACACAAAGTAATATAACAGTTATGTTCTGTTGTAGGGAGTAATATGTTCAGGGGTAACATATTATATTCAAGGAATGGTGATGCAAATAAAAGGGCCTGTTTTTGTCACTGCATTCAATCCTCTGTCCATGATTTTTGTTGCAATCATGAGCTCCTTCATCTTGTCTGAGATTATGTTGCTAGGCAGGTAAGATAGGAGGAAGGCTGCAATTGTTCCAAAATTTCCTAACAAAACTAAAAGGGCAATGCAATAatatagatctacaagagatgTCGTTTCAGTTTCCAAATGGGAAACCAGCTTGCTAAAGCTTTCAACTCTTTTGTAGGATTATTGGAGCAGTGACCATTATCACTGGATTGTACCTGGTTTTGTGGGGCAAAAGAAAAGATCAGCTTTCAGTTAAATCAGACAGTGATAACATAGCACATGATAAGCAACAAACGACTGAAGCAGGTGAGGCTTTGAAGACGGTCCAATCGAGTCAAGAATTCGTCTCGCTTGATGTTGCCAAAGTGGAGACAAATTGATGACTTCTAAATCACCTGTAATTGTGCTGGTATTTGTTAATATATGGATCAAGTGGACTGTGTTGTTTTAAAGTACCCTGCATTTTCATTTCAACCAAAATGTGTTTGTAACTTTTGCATTTGTGGAAGgctatattaataataatttctgTTTTTGTTTGGAACCAAAGCCCTTCCACTAGTTTTTGAGCTTGCATAGAGCCAGATCGTTGTTTCATACTATTCTATTGTAGCTAAAATGCTTCAATACAATTCTGCTAAGAGGGGATAAtataaagaacaaaatgtaACATGAAAGGAAAAGCAGAAGGCATTCTGCGCAATGCACACGTGATCAAAATGATGTCTTCAAAAGTCGGCAGGTGGCTGACCCGACCGAATAATGCCTTCTTCAATCACCACTCATCCATATCATCTTTGATTGCAACTACTGGTTTACAATTTACTCACTTTAGCAATGTTTTGATTACAAATCCATCCTGTGATTAAATACCCTGGTAGGTATATCTTTGAGGTCTACAAGTGGTATAGTACACGTATCAGcgaaataaaataatatgtaaacacaataaaacaaataagaaaataCATCTCATGCAGAGATGGAACACCACCAGCATACACACCAAACCTTTGATCTCCAAGTCCCTGAGATGCTTAGCTCACAAGCTCATTTATCCTACGTTAGTGAAAATACTTGGAATTTCCGTCGTCTATATGTGTGTAATGTAGAGAGAGACATTGTGTGAACTTAAGGGATAAGACTAGTAAA
Proteins encoded in this region:
- the LOC120081324 gene encoding WAT1-related protein At2g39510-like, which codes for MEGFVRFLGLAKPYFGVLFMQFGSAGMAILAKFALNKGMSQYVFVFYRMIIATLIIAPFAFIFDRKVRTKMTISLVFKIVMLGLLEPVIDLNLYFTGMKYTTATFAVAMCNVLPAFAFLMAWACRLEKVNILKRGSQAKILGTIVTVGGAMIMTFIRGPMLNLPWTKPNHPSASSAASTNHQSQIKGSLMIAIGCICQSAFIILQAITLKLYPAELSLTALICLVATIGGCLVALVMERGNPSAWALHFDSQLLSVVYAGVICSGVTYYIQGMVMQIKGPVFVTAFNPLSMIFVAIMSSFILSEIMLLGRIIGAVTIITGLYLVLWGKRKDQLSVKSDSDNIAHDKQQTTEAGEALKTVQSSQEFVSLDVAKVETN